One Fuerstiella marisgermanici DNA window includes the following coding sequences:
- a CDS encoding bifunctional serine/threonine-protein kinase/formylglycine-generating enzyme family protein, whose protein sequence is MKNFDPTEKTFLADFSPDAESLAEFELLPPVKTMELDESVIPAAIGRYQVIRVLGKGGFGRVYLTQDNELHRQVAVKVPHRVVDDRQAAAWLEEARMVAALDHEHIVPVYDIGRADDGSIFMVSKYIEGVTLREVCRDGQGSFREICELTITIARALHFAHDQGVVHRDIKPANVLIDNNGKPYLVDFGVALREGRIEVDGFQAGTPSYMSPEQARGEGHRVDRRSDVFSLGIVFYIMLTRRKPFVGNSTVEVLHQIEYVDPTPPRLIDDSIPPELQRICLRAIEKRASQRYPTAADFAADLQLFLDEEDEHQSRSGQTVTQIDKTPSRSSASATADIAQQTTRPDVESPVVVPRGLRSFEEQDADFFLHLLPGPRDRSGMPESLRFWKSRVEEQQVGKSFSVGLIYGPSGCGKSSLVKAGLLPRLNDSVKTIFLEATRELTESQLLQTLRKRFPEIPESLSLTDAMTGLRRGLYQPLNCSILIVIDQFEQWLHVPRPLAESELVQALRQCDGPHVRCLLLVRDDFWMSATRLMREVEVNIVEGWNSAAVDLFDPAHAKKVLTSFGVAFGRLPQQQTDITADQHQFLEDAVQSLAQEGLVVSVRLAVFAEMMKNRPWSTTELRQLGGTTQLGVAFLEDTFNRPSTPPERRVHEQAARAVLQALLPVAGSDLKGHRRSVAELKEVSGYADSPREFAELIELLDGSLRLISPTDSPASSTGENKEVSSYQLSHDFLVGSLRDWLTRRQRETLRGRAQLVLAERADMWATRQEQKQLPSLLEWARIAWWTKRSERTDREQDVMRAATKRHVRSLLSSALLTAVLSIGVFWLKSEMNHRHQNDLAAAQISSLLAADVDEVPELLDGLQNLSATSASSLRNVLETDDRLSPATMYASLALLPHDPEQATFLVGRAADSEPAEVQLISQRLLKENLPQSRSLWDAVDAPATAAGQKLRTLGLLAQTDPNNDRWPDAASFVASQLVTEPTLQAVKWSHLLDPVAATLKSPLIAVFQDETRSVDQRTNAVIVLAEQHQDDPNFLSNLIVDADAAQFAIVLPYLKQHRDKSIPLLQNILAKAAGPGWEDTDRGNFTVPDDNDQQTIQSSSGTLTPDFAFCQNMPLEKFRPFADQLTAKGYRPICFRPFSGPEGTVVAAVWKRDGKPWEINYGTTAAELTAENETKYAAGKWPVDVAYLRQSNDAGEFEDWFAAVWTEQWSDIADAKMYVAVPEAEHDKARSSLVDQGFAMKTNLQVRSVGDELLYTAVGWRLWHEPRRKDAWNETGVAYEQSRKDTNGWTQRDVRISLASEDNAPSYSAAWWDGTAFETREVHGVDLDQHLIECEQLAAEGFRPWSMSVAHGETGFVAASVWARPLNEAHKDKVASQKANAAIALADLNVTEPLWPLLQHQPDPRLTALLIDRLAKLKCPIRLLTDRLLIESDTGIRRALLVALAEFDLEELGAAARTELVNHITQLFQTDGDSGVHSACEFLFRKAGLEVPSVAEGTAKVAEDRQWVVNSQGQTLAVVRGPIEYQMGSLPQTKDRIAVQERLRTKKIPRSFAVGTKEVTVEQFLKYRSDFEYVKQHSREPDAPANNVNWVDAAAYCRWLSEQENIPEDQMCYPPLDEIKLKTEPGVGFLLKVPDDYLSRTGYRLPTEAEWEYVCKAGTVTEHYFGQTGQLLDAHAWTASNSSANGLARLHPVGSLRPNAFGMFDILGNVMEFCQNRHDLENEAEFKIDDVEDQVDIKECIYSAPRQLRGGDHLYHPSVSRASHRDNYGRPYSSRANPFFGFRIARTLPKE, encoded by the coding sequence ATGAAAAACTTCGACCCCACCGAGAAGACGTTTCTTGCCGATTTCAGTCCCGACGCTGAATCGCTGGCGGAGTTCGAACTTCTGCCGCCGGTGAAAACAATGGAACTCGACGAATCTGTAATCCCGGCAGCAATCGGTCGCTACCAGGTGATCCGAGTTCTCGGGAAGGGCGGCTTCGGCCGGGTCTATCTGACGCAGGATAACGAACTGCATCGTCAGGTTGCGGTGAAAGTGCCGCATCGTGTCGTCGACGATCGCCAGGCCGCCGCGTGGCTGGAAGAAGCTCGCATGGTCGCGGCGCTGGACCACGAACACATCGTGCCGGTGTACGACATTGGCCGGGCGGACGATGGCAGCATCTTCATGGTGTCAAAGTACATCGAAGGAGTCACGCTGCGAGAAGTTTGTCGTGATGGCCAGGGCAGCTTTCGAGAGATCTGCGAACTCACGATCACGATCGCCAGGGCTCTGCACTTTGCCCACGATCAAGGCGTCGTGCATCGAGACATCAAGCCGGCCAATGTGCTGATCGACAACAACGGCAAACCTTATCTGGTGGATTTCGGCGTAGCGTTGCGAGAAGGTCGCATCGAAGTCGATGGCTTTCAGGCAGGCACACCGTCCTACATGAGCCCCGAACAAGCGCGGGGAGAAGGGCATCGCGTCGACCGCCGCAGCGACGTGTTTAGCCTGGGCATTGTGTTCTACATAATGCTTACTCGACGCAAACCGTTCGTCGGAAACAGTACGGTTGAGGTTCTGCATCAGATCGAATACGTCGATCCGACGCCACCGCGACTGATTGACGACAGCATTCCGCCTGAGCTGCAGCGAATCTGTCTTCGCGCCATCGAAAAACGTGCTTCGCAGCGTTACCCGACGGCAGCCGACTTTGCGGCCGATCTGCAGTTGTTTCTGGATGAGGAAGACGAGCACCAAAGCCGCTCGGGCCAGACGGTCACTCAAATCGACAAGACGCCGTCGCGTTCGTCCGCATCAGCCACTGCCGACATCGCTCAACAAACTACGCGGCCGGATGTGGAATCCCCCGTGGTCGTTCCGCGGGGTCTGCGTTCGTTCGAAGAACAGGATGCCGACTTTTTTCTGCATCTGCTGCCTGGGCCACGCGATCGCAGTGGCATGCCGGAATCGCTGCGGTTTTGGAAATCGCGAGTCGAAGAACAGCAGGTCGGCAAGTCATTTTCTGTGGGCCTGATTTATGGCCCCTCCGGCTGCGGCAAGTCGTCACTGGTCAAGGCAGGCTTACTGCCAAGACTGAATGACAGCGTAAAGACGATCTTTCTGGAAGCGACTCGCGAGCTCACCGAATCACAATTGCTGCAGACGTTAAGAAAGCGGTTTCCTGAAATTCCCGAATCGTTGTCGCTGACCGATGCAATGACGGGGTTGCGGCGAGGCCTATACCAACCGCTGAACTGCAGCATTCTGATCGTCATCGATCAATTTGAACAATGGCTGCACGTGCCGCGACCGCTGGCCGAATCAGAACTCGTGCAGGCGTTGCGTCAGTGTGACGGCCCGCATGTTCGGTGCCTGTTGCTGGTGCGCGATGACTTCTGGATGTCGGCAACTCGCCTGATGAGAGAAGTAGAAGTGAACATCGTCGAAGGCTGGAACTCGGCCGCCGTCGATCTGTTCGATCCAGCTCACGCGAAGAAAGTACTCACTTCATTCGGAGTCGCTTTTGGTCGGCTCCCTCAGCAACAAACCGACATCACAGCGGATCAACATCAGTTTCTTGAAGACGCCGTACAAAGCCTGGCTCAGGAAGGGCTGGTCGTGAGTGTCCGGTTGGCCGTCTTCGCCGAAATGATGAAAAATCGGCCCTGGTCGACCACCGAACTTAGACAACTCGGCGGAACAACTCAATTGGGCGTCGCTTTTCTGGAAGACACATTCAATCGTCCTTCGACGCCGCCGGAACGGCGAGTTCACGAACAGGCCGCGCGAGCCGTCCTGCAGGCTTTGCTACCTGTTGCCGGGTCAGACCTGAAGGGGCATCGGCGTTCGGTGGCTGAGCTGAAGGAAGTGTCTGGTTACGCGGATAGTCCACGCGAGTTTGCTGAGTTGATTGAACTGTTGGATGGTTCGCTAAGGTTGATTTCACCGACTGATAGTCCTGCCAGCTCAACAGGAGAAAACAAGGAAGTCAGCAGCTATCAACTTTCGCACGATTTCCTGGTTGGTTCATTGCGAGACTGGCTCACTAGGCGTCAGCGAGAGACTCTGCGTGGTCGTGCCCAATTGGTGTTGGCGGAACGCGCCGACATGTGGGCAACTCGACAGGAACAAAAGCAACTTCCGTCGCTGCTGGAATGGGCCCGCATTGCCTGGTGGACGAAACGTTCGGAACGAACAGACCGCGAACAAGACGTCATGCGCGCGGCGACGAAGCGGCACGTTCGCAGCCTGTTGTCTTCAGCGCTGCTAACGGCTGTACTGTCAATCGGCGTCTTCTGGCTGAAATCGGAGATGAACCATCGGCACCAAAACGACCTCGCGGCCGCTCAAATTTCTTCGTTACTGGCCGCCGATGTTGACGAAGTCCCCGAGTTACTGGATGGGCTGCAAAATCTATCAGCAACGTCCGCGAGCAGCCTGCGGAATGTCTTGGAGACGGACGACCGTTTGTCGCCAGCTACGATGTACGCAAGCCTCGCGCTGCTTCCTCACGACCCGGAGCAGGCAACGTTTCTGGTTGGCCGCGCGGCCGACTCGGAACCTGCTGAAGTCCAGCTCATTAGCCAGCGACTTCTGAAAGAAAACCTGCCCCAATCACGCAGTCTTTGGGACGCTGTGGACGCACCTGCCACCGCCGCGGGACAAAAGCTGCGAACACTCGGCCTGCTGGCTCAAACCGATCCCAACAACGATCGCTGGCCTGACGCCGCTTCGTTTGTGGCGTCGCAGCTTGTCACTGAACCAACGCTGCAGGCGGTCAAATGGTCACACCTGCTGGATCCCGTCGCTGCAACGCTGAAGTCTCCGCTGATCGCCGTGTTTCAGGACGAAACTCGATCAGTCGATCAGAGAACCAATGCTGTGATCGTGCTGGCTGAACAACATCAGGACGATCCAAATTTTCTGAGCAACCTGATTGTCGATGCGGACGCAGCCCAGTTTGCGATTGTGCTGCCATACCTGAAACAACACCGCGACAAGTCCATCCCGCTGCTGCAAAACATTCTTGCGAAAGCCGCTGGGCCTGGCTGGGAAGATACTGATCGAGGCAATTTCACTGTGCCCGATGACAATGACCAGCAAACGATTCAGAGCAGTTCAGGAACACTGACGCCGGACTTCGCGTTCTGCCAGAACATGCCGTTGGAGAAATTCCGTCCGTTTGCCGATCAACTCACGGCCAAAGGTTATCGTCCGATTTGCTTCCGCCCGTTCTCAGGTCCGGAAGGCACTGTGGTTGCTGCCGTCTGGAAACGCGACGGCAAACCGTGGGAAATTAACTACGGTACCACTGCAGCAGAACTGACGGCCGAAAACGAAACAAAGTACGCAGCCGGCAAGTGGCCCGTCGATGTCGCGTACCTGCGCCAGTCGAACGACGCGGGCGAATTCGAAGACTGGTTCGCCGCCGTGTGGACAGAGCAGTGGTCAGACATCGCGGACGCGAAGATGTATGTCGCCGTTCCGGAAGCCGAACATGACAAAGCTCGTTCGTCACTGGTCGACCAGGGCTTCGCGATGAAAACCAATCTTCAGGTCCGTAGCGTTGGCGACGAACTATTGTACACCGCAGTCGGCTGGCGATTATGGCATGAACCTCGCCGCAAAGACGCATGGAACGAAACTGGGGTGGCGTATGAGCAAAGCCGCAAAGACACGAACGGGTGGACTCAACGCGATGTGCGAATCAGCCTTGCCAGCGAAGACAATGCCCCGTCGTATTCCGCCGCATGGTGGGACGGCACGGCCTTCGAAACGCGCGAAGTGCATGGTGTCGATCTGGACCAGCACCTGATCGAATGCGAGCAACTTGCCGCCGAAGGTTTCCGTCCGTGGTCGATGTCGGTCGCTCACGGAGAAACCGGTTTCGTCGCTGCGTCCGTCTGGGCCAGACCACTGAATGAAGCTCACAAGGATAAAGTCGCGAGTCAGAAAGCCAATGCCGCCATCGCGTTGGCTGACCTAAACGTCACGGAACCGTTGTGGCCGCTTCTGCAGCACCAGCCGGACCCCCGGCTAACCGCACTGCTGATTGATCGCCTGGCGAAGCTCAAGTGTCCAATCAGATTACTGACTGACCGGTTGCTGATCGAATCTGACACCGGTATTCGTCGAGCGTTGCTGGTCGCTCTTGCTGAGTTTGATCTGGAAGAACTCGGCGCCGCGGCGCGAACTGAGCTCGTTAATCACATCACGCAGCTATTCCAAACAGACGGTGATAGTGGCGTGCATTCGGCCTGTGAATTCCTGTTCCGCAAAGCGGGACTGGAAGTTCCGTCTGTCGCAGAAGGCACCGCAAAGGTGGCCGAGGATCGTCAGTGGGTCGTCAACAGCCAGGGACAGACGTTGGCCGTCGTCCGCGGACCTATCGAATACCAAATGGGCTCGCTACCTCAAACCAAAGACCGAATTGCCGTTCAGGAACGTCTGCGGACAAAGAAAATCCCACGCAGTTTTGCGGTTGGCACAAAAGAAGTCACGGTCGAACAATTTCTGAAATACCGTAGCGATTTTGAGTACGTCAAACAGCACAGCCGCGAACCGGATGCACCGGCGAACAACGTCAACTGGGTTGATGCGGCGGCGTATTGTCGTTGGCTAAGCGAACAGGAGAACATTCCCGAAGACCAGATGTGTTACCCGCCGCTGGACGAAATCAAGCTAAAAACGGAACCAGGTGTTGGCTTCCTCCTGAAGGTACCAGACGACTATTTGTCTCGCACGGGCTACCGGCTGCCGACGGAGGCGGAATGGGAATACGTTTGCAAAGCGGGCACCGTAACGGAGCATTACTTCGGGCAAACCGGTCAGCTTCTGGACGCTCATGCCTGGACCGCGTCGAATTCGTCAGCCAATGGTCTGGCCCGGCTGCATCCTGTCGGAAGTCTGCGTCCGAATGCTTTCGGCATGTTTGACATACTCGGCAACGTTATGGAGTTCTGTCAGAATCGACATGACCTGGAAAATGAAGCAGAGTTCAAGATCGACGACGTGGAAGATCAGGTAGACATCAAAGAATGCATATACAGCGCACCGCGGCAGCTTCGAGGCGGAGACCATCTGTACCATCCGTCGGTCTCGCGAGCCAGCCATCGCGACAATTACGGTCGGCCGTATTCGTCGCGGGCGAACCCGTTTTTCGGTTTTCGTATCGCGCGGACATTGCCGAAGGAATGA
- a CDS encoding sulfotransferase family protein, producing the protein MKGTISVKYFGPGCLAGITLTDWLTLLAQNGFRVSPRYWAKAAFISASSVVTSILRPIETRAYHQRLQQSDPEPPIFIVGCWRSGTTHLHNLLCLDDRYAAPNMYHTMYPHTFLLTESWLRPLLDSMTPRKRFMDNMPQGLQEPHEDEMALAITTLRSNMLSWAFPHNANRYDAYLDFATATDDEKMLWAEWFKKFVSKVAFKTQKRVVLKSPNHTARIQMLHQMYPDAKFLHIRRHPCDVFRSMCHMARKVQPVWGLQVLPPDQIPEMVIDTYRRLYDAYLDQVQFVPETHRHEIAYEDLVSNPVDVLESAYAVLSLGDFAAVKPKLEEYAAANASYQRNAHAELPPEDLKRLHDQWDRFFTAWNYDLPVTETAK; encoded by the coding sequence ATGAAGGGAACGATTTCCGTGAAGTACTTTGGCCCTGGCTGCCTCGCTGGCATCACGCTCACAGACTGGCTGACGTTGCTTGCGCAGAATGGGTTTCGGGTGTCGCCCCGCTACTGGGCCAAAGCGGCCTTCATCTCGGCCAGCAGTGTTGTGACATCTATCCTACGGCCGATTGAAACTCGCGCATATCACCAGCGGTTGCAGCAGTCGGATCCTGAGCCGCCGATCTTCATTGTCGGTTGCTGGCGGAGCGGAACCACGCATTTGCACAATCTGCTGTGTCTGGACGATCGTTACGCGGCGCCCAACATGTATCACACGATGTATCCGCACACGTTTCTTTTGACGGAATCCTGGCTGCGGCCGCTGTTGGATTCCATGACGCCGCGCAAACGCTTCATGGACAATATGCCGCAGGGCTTGCAGGAACCTCACGAAGACGAAATGGCATTGGCCATCACGACTCTGCGGTCCAACATGCTAAGCTGGGCCTTTCCTCACAATGCGAATCGCTACGATGCATACCTTGACTTCGCGACGGCGACAGACGACGAGAAGATGCTATGGGCCGAGTGGTTTAAGAAGTTTGTGAGCAAGGTTGCCTTCAAAACTCAGAAGCGAGTCGTCCTGAAATCCCCCAACCATACGGCTCGCATTCAGATGCTGCACCAGATGTACCCGGATGCAAAGTTTCTGCATATTCGCCGCCATCCGTGCGACGTATTCCGCAGCATGTGCCACATGGCTCGCAAGGTTCAGCCGGTTTGGGGGCTGCAGGTGCTTCCGCCAGATCAGATTCCAGAGATGGTCATTGACACCTATCGTCGCCTGTACGATGCCTACCTCGATCAGGTTCAGTTCGTTCCGGAAACGCATCGTCACGAAATCGCTTACGAGGATCTGGTATCAAATCCCGTCGACGTTCTGGAAAGTGCCTACGCAGTATTGAGCCTTGGCGACTTCGCGGCCGTAAAACCAAAGCTGGAAGAATATGCGGCGGCCAACGCGAGCTACCAACGTAACGCTCACGCCGAATTGCCGCCCGAGGATTTGAAGCGACTGCACGACCAATGGGACCGCTTTTTCACCGCGTGGAACTACGATTTGCCTGTTACCGAAACAGCGAAGTAG
- a CDS encoding GNAT family N-acetyltransferase, with translation MLEVRPFAGTPDELADFIVSAWQSTYAGKMSVPQWSGDYFRWQLRLDEPDSAQRLKAVYRGEELVGTMLYVPMTFEMAGQRVQAAQASWLSVPAEHRGQGIGRMLHQAAQIQLRQEGLEFRLGYGYTGSKVSLGPGFWKKQAGDVSTVPRRAGFWGRLLDAGRAAAWNVNRGEAWLTGAARPFVFQPRRRNPGGIEIRPIKAEDIPVCLDLAERATGHCDLRLIWNADRLSRQLGLHGFGRALVAVENGVVRGCIGFHVLPIAGRTVEPIGILDLVFVSELSTAARNELLNSVLLEMHQEGAIMALKLRTGDYPTRTFLKPDWFLKPADMDVIITGTDTNMTIPPLRRLHVLWR, from the coding sequence ATGCTAGAAGTTCGACCATTCGCAGGAACGCCGGACGAACTGGCTGACTTCATTGTCTCTGCCTGGCAATCGACCTACGCAGGAAAGATGTCCGTTCCTCAGTGGAGCGGCGATTATTTCCGATGGCAACTGCGTCTGGACGAACCCGATTCGGCACAGCGATTGAAAGCTGTCTATCGCGGCGAGGAACTTGTCGGCACGATGTTGTATGTGCCAATGACCTTCGAAATGGCGGGGCAGCGTGTCCAGGCCGCACAAGCCAGTTGGCTGAGCGTGCCGGCCGAACATCGCGGGCAGGGTATCGGCCGGATGCTGCACCAGGCGGCCCAAATACAGTTGCGGCAGGAGGGGCTGGAGTTTCGGCTGGGATATGGGTACACGGGATCGAAGGTTTCGTTGGGCCCGGGTTTCTGGAAAAAGCAGGCCGGCGACGTGTCGACAGTGCCTCGACGAGCTGGCTTTTGGGGGCGGTTGCTGGATGCGGGCAGGGCGGCCGCGTGGAACGTCAATCGCGGTGAAGCATGGCTGACGGGAGCAGCAAGGCCGTTCGTTTTTCAACCACGACGACGGAATCCCGGTGGAATTGAAATTCGACCAATCAAGGCCGAAGACATTCCGGTGTGTCTGGATCTGGCGGAGCGAGCGACTGGACATTGTGATCTGCGACTCATCTGGAACGCCGACCGCCTGTCGCGGCAGCTCGGGCTGCATGGTTTTGGTCGAGCACTCGTAGCCGTCGAAAATGGAGTCGTGCGGGGATGTATCGGTTTTCACGTATTGCCGATCGCCGGTCGCACAGTCGAACCCATCGGGATTCTGGATTTAGTCTTCGTTTCAGAACTGTCGACGGCGGCGCGCAACGAACTGCTGAATTCCGTGCTACTCGAAATGCACCAGGAAGGCGCAATAATGGCATTGAAACTGCGCACGGGAGACTACCCAACCCGCACATTCCTGAAACCGGACTGGTTTTTAAAACCGGCCGACATGGATGTCATCATTACTGGCACAGACACGAACATGACCATCCCGCCGCTCCGCCGACTGCACGTGTTGTGGCGTTAG
- a CDS encoding prenyltransferase/squalene oxidase repeat-containing protein yields MDNCVFKSILALSLLALVNSSRAGDNESVESIPDTPQLPDVDAPSDAAINEAMQRGIEFLLRDQNANGSWGSATRTKSLNIYAPIPGAHHAFRTATTSLCISALLETGSDRDDVTASLDRAEAWLLANLPDLKRATGDAIYNVWGHAYSIQALVRMRERHADDSEMIEQIDELIRLQFDRLTRYESVDGGWGYYDFRYQAQRPTSSSISFVNGTVLVAFAEAKAAGIEPPARIVRRAIAATKRQQKNDFSYLYGEYLNTRPMRGINRPGGSLGRTQCCNLALRSWGDDKITDDVVKSWLVRLYVRNGWLDIGRKRPVPHEAWFQVAGYFYYYGHYYAALSLEQLPASEQPPFQQMLAKLMLDRQEKNGSWWDYPLYDYHDAYGTAFALMTLQRCLPQQ; encoded by the coding sequence GTGGATAACTGCGTTTTTAAGTCCATTCTGGCGCTGTCGCTCTTGGCGCTGGTGAACTCATCGCGAGCTGGCGACAACGAATCTGTTGAGTCCATCCCTGACACGCCTCAGTTGCCTGACGTTGACGCACCGTCTGACGCGGCCATCAACGAAGCCATGCAGCGCGGCATCGAATTTCTGTTGCGGGACCAGAACGCAAACGGGTCGTGGGGTTCCGCCACACGAACGAAATCTCTCAACATTTATGCCCCGATCCCCGGTGCTCATCACGCTTTTCGCACAGCCACAACGTCGCTTTGCATATCCGCGCTACTGGAAACCGGCAGCGATCGTGACGATGTGACGGCGTCACTTGATCGAGCGGAAGCGTGGCTGCTGGCGAATCTACCGGACCTGAAACGAGCCACTGGCGACGCGATTTATAATGTTTGGGGACACGCCTATTCCATTCAGGCGTTGGTTCGCATGAGAGAACGGCATGCTGACGATTCGGAAATGATCGAGCAGATCGACGAGCTGATCCGACTCCAGTTCGACCGTCTGACTCGCTACGAATCTGTCGATGGCGGCTGGGGCTACTACGACTTTCGATACCAGGCACAGCGCCCTACGTCCAGTTCGATCAGCTTTGTCAACGGGACGGTGCTGGTCGCTTTTGCGGAGGCCAAAGCGGCGGGTATCGAACCGCCGGCACGGATTGTTCGTCGAGCCATCGCGGCTACGAAGCGGCAGCAAAAGAACGACTTCAGTTATCTGTATGGCGAGTACCTGAATACTCGCCCGATGCGAGGGATCAATCGGCCCGGCGGGAGTCTCGGACGCACGCAATGCTGTAATCTCGCACTGCGTTCGTGGGGAGACGATAAGATCACTGACGACGTCGTGAAGAGTTGGCTGGTGCGACTTTATGTTCGCAACGGCTGGCTGGACATCGGACGCAAGCGGCCGGTTCCTCATGAAGCGTGGTTTCAGGTGGCTGGTTATTTTTACTACTACGGCCACTACTACGCGGCGTTAAGCCTTGAACAGCTTCCGGCTTCTGAGCAACCCCCCTTCCAGCAAATGCTCGCGAAATTGATGCTCGATCGGCAGGAGAAGAACGGATCGTGGTGGGACTACCCACTGTACGACTATCACGATGCCTACGGTACCGCGTTCGCCCTTATGACGCTGCAGCGATGTTTGCCGCAGCAGTAG
- a CDS encoding FHA domain-containing protein: MSFSGQIYPNDTVGYFRIASATGRQPIEPIALGEFRIGSAPHCQLRLGDATIPDIHTVLTVERSGVLLQSRVTDPPVLVNGTPTTESLLLDGDLVELEDHRLLFRMVAEEDRITLDESAFTTHDDSNAADRLVEKLDEQFDLIEELTRTPDQAVVELLTAVAKTATTQQQAATQPGVANSGATELEQVKNLLQRHHEASRLRMESLTEVLDNVVRQQKLIADTLEVMSARIQALDTDNGYNQHRASA, from the coding sequence GTGAGTTTTTCAGGCCAAATCTATCCAAACGACACTGTCGGCTACTTCCGGATTGCCTCAGCAACGGGACGACAACCCATTGAACCCATTGCCCTGGGCGAGTTCCGAATCGGCAGCGCGCCGCACTGTCAGTTGCGACTCGGTGACGCCACGATTCCGGACATCCATACCGTGCTGACTGTCGAACGCAGCGGCGTTTTGCTGCAGTCGCGAGTGACCGATCCGCCGGTGCTGGTCAATGGCACGCCCACAACGGAAAGCCTGCTACTGGACGGCGACCTCGTCGAACTGGAAGACCATCGCTTGCTGTTTCGAATGGTTGCGGAAGAAGATCGCATCACGCTGGACGAATCCGCTTTCACCACACACGATGATTCTAATGCTGCCGATCGGCTTGTCGAAAAACTGGATGAGCAATTTGACCTCATTGAAGAACTGACTCGAACACCCGACCAGGCAGTCGTCGAATTGCTCACGGCGGTCGCGAAAACCGCAACAACGCAACAGCAGGCTGCAACTCAACCGGGAGTCGCGAATTCGGGGGCGACGGAACTGGAGCAGGTGAAGAACCTGTTACAGCGTCATCACGAGGCGAGCCGTCTGAGGATGGAATCGCTGACTGAAGTCCTGGACAACGTTGTGCGACAGCAAAAGTTGATTGCCGATACGCTGGAAGTCATGTCCGCACGCATTCAGGCTCTGGACACTGACAACGGATATAACCAGCACCGAGCCAGTGCATAG
- the ubiE gene encoding bifunctional demethylmenaquinone methyltransferase/2-methoxy-6-polyprenyl-1,4-benzoquinol methylase UbiE, translating into MPVDKSGSRIRQMFGEIAGRYDFMNHFLSGGTDIYWRWKTVRLARPENGDPILDVCTGTGDLAFAWRKKAGTETPVFATDFTHGMLKLAEKKRQQRDVVFMEADTLHLPFEDDTFQVVSVAFGLRNVASTIGGLAEMTRVCKPGGRVVVLEFSLPDNRILSRSYQWYFRNILPKMGQLLVRNRQAAYEYLPQSVSEFPNGSQLTEIMEEAGLERTMFRKLTGGIAAVYIGYKPAQSE; encoded by the coding sequence TGAATCACTTTCTGTCCGGCGGCACCGACATCTATTGGCGGTGGAAAACGGTCCGCCTTGCGCGGCCGGAAAATGGTGATCCCATTCTTGATGTCTGCACCGGTACTGGTGACCTGGCCTTCGCATGGCGCAAGAAAGCCGGGACCGAAACGCCCGTCTTCGCGACCGATTTTACTCACGGCATGCTGAAACTGGCGGAGAAGAAACGCCAGCAACGTGACGTTGTCTTCATGGAAGCAGATACGCTGCATCTGCCCTTCGAAGACGATACGTTTCAGGTTGTGTCCGTCGCATTCGGCCTGCGCAACGTGGCCAGCACGATCGGTGGTCTGGCTGAAATGACTCGCGTGTGCAAACCTGGTGGGCGAGTCGTCGTGCTGGAATTTTCGTTACCGGACAACCGGATACTAAGCCGCTCGTACCAATGGTACTTCCGCAACATTCTGCCGAAGATGGGCCAGTTGCTGGTCCGCAATCGGCAGGCGGCTTATGAGTACCTGCCTCAATCGGTTTCGGAATTTCCTAACGGCAGCCAGTTGACGGAAATCATGGAAGAAGCCGGCCTGGAACGCACGATGTTCCGGAAGTTGACCGGCGGAATAGCAGCGGTGTACATCGGCTACAAACCGGCACAATCGGAATGA